GCCGGGTCCAGATGGTGTTCCAGGATCCGTTCGGCTCGCTCAACCCGGTCCACAGCGTCGCCCACCACCTCGAGCGGCCGCTGGTCCGCCACGGCCGCACCGGCGCGCTCAACCCGACCCGGAAGGTCGCCGAGCACCTGGCCGGCCCGATCGAGCGCGCCGCGACGAGCGGCCGCGACGCCCTGCACGCGCGCATGGTCGAGCTGCTCCGCACCGTCGGGCTCGAGCCAGCCGAGGAGATGCTGGTCCGGCACCCGTACGAGCTGTCGGGCGGCCAGCGGCAGCGCGTCGCGATCGCCCGGGCGCTGGCGGTCCAGCCCGACCTGCTGGTCGCCGACGAGCCGACCTCGATGCTCGACGTATCGATCCGCATCGGCGTGATGAACCTGCTGCGCGGCCTCAAGCGCGATCACGGCCTCGGCATCATCCTCATCACCCACGACCTCGCCTCGGCCCGGTACCTCGCCGACCGGATCCTGGTGCTGTACCGCGGCCGGATCGTCGAGGACGGCCCCAGCCGCGCGGTCGTCGCGAGCCCGGCCCACCCGTACACCCGCGCGCTGCTGGCGTCGATCGCCGACGCCGGCGCGGGCCTCGAGGCCCCGGCCGCCGCGCCGCCGGCCGCGGTCACCGTCGGCTCCGGCGGCTGTCCGTTCGCCGGACGGTGCCCCGACGTCCACGATCGGTGCCGCGCCGAGGAGCCGGCCGCGCGCACGCTGGCCGACGACCG
The genomic region above belongs to Myxococcales bacterium and contains:
- a CDS encoding ABC transporter ATP-binding protein produces the protein MTANDAPLLDVRKLRKEFVSGRMFGRAKRVVAVHDVSFTVGRGEAVALVGESGSGKSTIARMLVRLAKPDGGEIRLDGVDVLAREPRGASLAYRGRVQMVFQDPFGSLNPVHSVAHHLERPLVRHGRTGALNPTRKVAEHLAGPIERAATSGRDALHARMVELLRTVGLEPAEEMLVRHPYELSGGQRQRVAIARALAVQPDLLVADEPTSMLDVSIRIGVMNLLRGLKRDHGLGIILITHDLASARYLADRILVLYRGRIVEDGPSRAVVASPAHPYTRALLASIADAGAGLEAPAAAPPAAVTVGSGGCPFAGRCPDVHDRCRAEEPAARTLADDRRVRCHLYPETPPAPTPAEARP